A window of the Lactuca sativa cultivar Salinas chromosome 5, Lsat_Salinas_v11, whole genome shotgun sequence genome harbors these coding sequences:
- the LOC111912703 gene encoding SAGA-associated factor 11, translated as MSSPAENTQLASHLFDELLGSIIMDVSSECHRIARLGLDRNLDDEEEELKLSAQARARVADPSNSEANSKYVVDIFGQTHPPVATEIFDCMNCGRAIVAGRFAPHLEKCMGKGRKARVKSTRSSTAAAAHNR; from the exons ATGTCTTCCCCGGCTGAGAATACACAG CTTGCATCTCATTTGTTTGATGAACTTCTAGGCTCTATAATCATGGATGTTTCATCTGAGTGTCACCGAATTGCAAGATTAGGGCTTGACAGAAAtttagatgatgaagaagaagaactaAAGCTATCAGCACAAGCTAGGGCAAGAGTAGCAGATCCAAGCAATAGTGAAGCAAATAGCAAATATGTTGTTGACATTTTTGGTCAAACTCATCCTCCTGTAGCCACTGAAATATTTGATTGCATGAACTGTGGTAGAGCTATTGTTGCTGGAAGATTCGCACCTCATTTGGAAAAATGCATGGGGAAG GGGAGGAAGGCGCGTGTCAAGTCAACAAGAAGTAGTACAGCTGCTGCTGCACATAATCGGTAA